A window from Mixophyes fleayi isolate aMixFle1 chromosome 12, aMixFle1.hap1, whole genome shotgun sequence encodes these proteins:
- the ITGA10 gene encoding integrin alpha-10 isoform X1: protein MEPHRPLLILLALLHGQGFVTSFNIDAKRPQVLRGPEHAQFGYKVLQHEADGQKWILVGAPWDGSNGNRQGDVYKCTIEAQSNSSCTKVNLGELAFRNVSKQMRNMHIGMALSPDAQGGFVACAPLWSQECGSSVYSTGICATVDPSFRPTGTIAPTAQRCSTYLDIVILLDGSNSIYPWYEVQNFLSNILSKFFIGPDQIQVGVLQYAEIAVHEWSLKDYATYREVEEAAKNISRQEGRETRTAFAIHKACSEAFSPERGGREGASRLLIVVTDGESHDADDLALALEECEKRDVTRYAIAVLGNYMRRQQDPESFIKEIKYIASDPDEKYFFNVTDEAALNDIVDALGDRIFSLEGTHGLNESSFELEMSQIGLSMHVLEDGILFGAVGAYNWDGAVLKESRHSRIMPPRAAFEKEFPVKMKNHAAYLGYTVSSITLRSGKGLYVSGAPRFKHKGKVILFEMFQNGDITISQALVGEQIGSYFGSEVCPVDVNGDGITDVLLVAAPMFLGHHNKETGRVYIYRVGQTHLTLNGTLHADRKIQDSRFGYSMANTPDLNHDGLNDVVVGAPLEDNHRGAVYIYHGYRNTVLPTYKQRIDSASFHHGLTYFGRSVSGQMDLDGDELVDLTVGSQGAVVMLRSRGIVRVNATLQVTPTTINMLQKNCQRQGKESVCLNVTLCFSVNSKSPGKWDGRFGLHYNLSLDDKKVTPRAMFDEILQKFLSKRIRLTMGKVTCMNLGFHVIETADYLRPIGVHLRFNLTDSESSPVLDDRCPSSVKKLVPFFKDCGDDNECITDLALQASMDISGTRDRPYIIRRDRKKVAVEVELENRSENAYNASLKVWFSKNLLFTSVAGKQGDGQSKVECTALSANTRTCSVSYPVLRSMAKVVFVLEFEYSCSTLLNRVQIKLVASSDNMEMTNTLHDNTVQLVANVRYEPELFILSESSLNRYEVQPILLSTQDPGPEFITKFKIQYVDCYPIYNISVQIYVPAMGYGSSYFMSVSRIIANNVTCVLSNLTRPRASVVPFHPEDLLHTNILNCSNSWCETITCRIPVLHKNSDLSLSILRIIHNHFFTKAKFRSVKVISEFVLDIKEDGALFADSARHRTESVLELLHPVLLPLSLWILIGSVIGGLLLLALIIFILWKLGFFTRKIQGEEKEEETKEDQ, encoded by the exons ATGGAGCCACACAGACCTCTCCTTATCCTGCTCGCTCTGCTCCACGGACAAG GCTTCGTGACGTCCTTCAACATAGACGCAAAGAGGCCGCAGGTTCTCCGTGGACCGGAACACGCTCAGTTCGGCTATAAAGTTCTTCAGCATGAAGCGGACGGTCAGAAATG GATTCTGGTGGGAGCACCGTGGGACGGATCCAATGGTAACCGCCAGGGAGACGTTTATAAATGCACCATTGAGGCCCAAAGCAATTCCTCCTGTACTAAGGTCAACCTGG GTGAACTTGCCTTCCGGAACGTCTCCAAGCAAATGAGAAACATGCACATCGGGATGGCGTTGTCCCCGGACGCACAAGGTGGTTTTGTG GCCTGTGCTCCGCTCTGGTCCCAGGAGTGCGGCTCCTCTGTGTACAGCACCGGAATCTGCGCCACCGTCGATCCATCCTTCAGACCGACGGGGACAATCGCACCCACAGCGCAGA GGTGCTCCACCTATCTGGACATCGTCATTCTGCTGGACGGGTCAAACAGCATCTACCCCTGGTACGAGGTCCAGAATTTCCTCAGCAACATTCTCAGCAAGTTCTTCATTGGACCGGATCAGATCCAG GTAGGGGTTCTACAGTACGCAGAGATCGCGGTCCACGAGTGGTCTTTGAAGGACTACGCCACTTACCGGGAGGTGGAGGAAGCTGCCAAGAACATCAGTCGTCAGGAAGGGCGAGAGACAAGAACGGCGTTTGCCATCCACAAGGCGTG CTCGGAAGCTTTCAGCCCTGAAAGAGGTGGAAGAGAAGGCGCCTCTCGACTCCTCATCGTTGTGACTGACGGAGAATCGCATGACGCAGACGACCTGGCGCTCGCCTTGGAGGAATGCGAGAAACGTGATGTCACCCGCTACGCCATCGCG GTCCTCGGTAACTATATGAGGAGGCAGCAGGACCCAGAGTCTTTCATCAAGGAGATTAAATACATCGCCAGCGATCCAGATGAAAAATACTTCTTCAACGTCACTGATGAAGCTGCTCTCAACGATATTGTGGACGCTTTAGGAGACAGGATCTTCAGCTTAGAAG GAACACACGGCTTGAACGAAAGCTCCTTCGAACTAGAGATGTCGCAGATTGGATTATCCATGCATGTCTTAGAG GACGGAATCCTGTTTGGTGCCGTTGGGGCGTACAACTGGGACGGAGCGGTGTTGAAAGAGTCCAGGCACAGCCGGATAATGCCCCCGAGGGCCGCCTTCGAGAAGGAGTTTCCCGTCAAGATGAAAAATCATGCTGCCTACCTGG GTTACACCGTGTCCTCCATCACGTTACGCAGCGGAAAAGGCTTATACGTGTCTGGTGCGCCCAGATTCAAACACAAGGGGAAGGTCATTCTGTTTGAGATGTTCCAGAATGGTGATATCACTATTTCTCAGGCCCTGGTGGGGGAACAG ATCGGTTCGTATTTCGGCAGTGAAGTGTGCCCCGTGGACGTTAATGGCGATGGGATCACCGACGTCCTGCTAGTGGCCGCCCCCATGTTCCTCGGACATCATAACAAAGAAACAGGGCGCGTTTACATCTACCGAGTGGGCCAG ACGCACCTGACTCTGAACGGCACGCTGCACGCTGACCGCAAGATACAGGACTCCCGCTTCGGCTACTCTATGGCCAACACTCCAGATCTGAACCACGATGGTTTAAATGATGTCGTGGTGGGCGCGCCGCTAGAGGATAACCACAGGGGGGCAGTGTATATCTACCATGGGTACCGCAATACCGTATTGCCAACTTACAAGCAG AGAATAGACTCCGCCTCCTTCCACCACGGACTCACCTACTTTGGCCGCAGCGTAAGCGGCCAGATGGACCTGGACGGGGACGAGCTGGTGGACCTGACCGTGGGCAGCCAAGGGGCAGTCGTCATGTTGAG GTCTCGGGGCATTGTTCGGGTCAACGCTACCTTGCAGGTCACCCCCACCACCATCAACATGCTCCAGAAGAACTGTCAGCGACAGGGCAAGGAGTCGGTCTGCCTGAACGTCACGCTCTGCTTTTCCGTCAACTCCAAATCACCCGGCAAATGGGACGGTCGTTTCG GTCTCCATTACAACCTCTCCCTGGACGACAAGAAGGTCACTCCCCGGGCTATGTTCGATGAGATCCTTCAGAAGTTTCTGAGTAAACGTATTCGACTGACCATGGGGAAAGTCACCTGTATGAATCTCGGCTTCCACGTCATC GAAACTGCGGACTACCTGAGACCGATCGGAGTTCACCTACGATTTAACCTGACCGACTCAGAGTCAAGTCCGGTGCTGGATGACCGATGTCCCTCCTCTGTCAAAAAGCTG GTTCCTTTCTTCAAGGACTGTGGTGACGACAACGAGTGCATCACGGACCTGGCTCTCCAGGCCAGTATGGACATCTCTGGTACCCG GGACAGACCCTACATAATCCGGAGGGACCGGAAAAAGGTGGCGGTGGAGGTGGAGCTGGAGAACCGGAGTGAAAACGCCTATAACGCCAGCCTGAAAGTGTGGTTTtccaaaaatcttcttttcaccAGTGTGGCCGGAAAG CAGGGTGACGGACAGAGTAAGGTGGAGTGTACGGCCCTATCCGCTAACACCCGCACCTGCAGCGTCAGCTACCCCGTGCTCAGATCCATGGCGAAG GTGGTCTTCGTCCTTGAGTTCGAGTACAGCTGCTCCACTCTCTTGAACCGAGTGCAGATAAAACTGGTAGCCAGCAG TGACAACATGGAGATGACCAACACACTACACGACAACACGGTCCAGCTCGTCGCCAACGTCCGATATGAGCCCGAACTGTTCATCCTAAG TGAGTCCAGCCTAAACCGCTACGAGGTTCAACCAATCCTGTTGTCTACCCAAGACCCCGGCCCGGAATTCATAACAAAGTTCAAG ATCCAGTACGTTGATTGTTACCCCATTTACAACATCTCGGTGCAAATCTACGTCCCGGCCATGGGGTACGGGAGCTCGTACTTCATGTCCGTCTCCAGGATAATAGCTAACAAT GTCACTTGTGTGTTATCCAATCTGACCAGGCCGAGAGCGTCCGTGGTCCCGTTTCACCCGGAGGACCTCCTGCACACAAATATTTTG AATTGCAGTAACAGCTGGTGTGAGACTATCACCTGCCGGATCCCCGTACTGCACAAGAACTCCGACCTGTCTCTATCCATACTGAGAATCATCCACAATCACTTCTTTACTAAG GCAAAGTTCCGCTCCGTCAAAGTCATCAGCGAGTTTGTCCTGGACATTAAAGAAGACGGAGCCCTGTTTGCGGACAGTGCCAGGCATCGGACGGAG AGTGTCCTGGAATTACTCCATCCCGTCCTGCTCCCGCTGTCCCTGTGGATCCTCATCGGAAGCGTCATCGGGGGTCTTCTGCTGCTCGCCCTGATAATCTTCATCCTATGGAAA CTGGGATTCTTCACGAGGAAGATCCAAGGcgaggagaaggaagaggagaccAAGGAAGACCAGTGA
- the ITGA10 gene encoding integrin alpha-10 isoform X2 has protein sequence MEPHRPLLILLALLHGQGFVTSFNIDAKRPQVLRGPEHAQFGYKVLQHEADGQKWILVGAPWDGSNGNRQGDVYKCTIEAQSNSSCTKVNLGELAFRNVSKQMRNMHIGMALSPDAQGGFVACAPLWSQECGSSVYSTGICATVDPSFRPTGTIAPTAQRCSTYLDIVILLDGSNSIYPWYEVQNFLSNILSKFFIGPDQIQVGVLQYAEIAVHEWSLKDYATYREVEEAAKNISRQEGRETRTAFAIHKACSEAFSPERGGREGASRLLIVVTDGESHDADDLALALEECEKRDVTRYAIAVLGNYMRRQQDPESFIKEIKYIASDPDEKYFFNVTDEAALNDIVDALGDRIFSLEGTHGLNESSFELEMSQIGLSMHVLEDGILFGAVGAYNWDGAVLKESRHSRIMPPRAAFEKEFPVKMKNHAAYLGYTVSSITLRSGKGLYVSGAPRFKHKGKVILFEMFQNGDITISQALVGEQIGSYFGSEVCPVDVNGDGITDVLLVAAPMFLGHHNKETGRVYIYRVGQTHLTLNGTLHADRKIQDSRFGYSMANTPDLNHDGLNDVVVGAPLEDNHRGAVYIYHGYRNTVLPTYKQRIDSASFHHGLTYFGRSVSGQMDLDGDELVDLTVGSQGAVVMLRSRGIVRVNATLQVTPTTINMLQKNCQRQGKESVCLNVTLCFSVNSKSPGKWDGRFGLHYNLSLDDKKVTPRAMFDEILQKFLSKRIRLTMGKVTCMNLGFHVIETADYLRPIGVHLRFNLTDSESSPVLDDRCPSSVKKLVPFFKDCGDDNECITDLALQASMDISGTRDRPYIIRRDRKKVAVEVELENRSENAYNASLKVWFSKNLLFTSVAGKGDGQSKVECTALSANTRTCSVSYPVLRSMAKVVFVLEFEYSCSTLLNRVQIKLVASSDNMEMTNTLHDNTVQLVANVRYEPELFILSESSLNRYEVQPILLSTQDPGPEFITKFKIQYVDCYPIYNISVQIYVPAMGYGSSYFMSVSRIIANNVTCVLSNLTRPRASVVPFHPEDLLHTNILNCSNSWCETITCRIPVLHKNSDLSLSILRIIHNHFFTKAKFRSVKVISEFVLDIKEDGALFADSARHRTESVLELLHPVLLPLSLWILIGSVIGGLLLLALIIFILWKLGFFTRKIQGEEKEEETKEDQ, from the exons ATGGAGCCACACAGACCTCTCCTTATCCTGCTCGCTCTGCTCCACGGACAAG GCTTCGTGACGTCCTTCAACATAGACGCAAAGAGGCCGCAGGTTCTCCGTGGACCGGAACACGCTCAGTTCGGCTATAAAGTTCTTCAGCATGAAGCGGACGGTCAGAAATG GATTCTGGTGGGAGCACCGTGGGACGGATCCAATGGTAACCGCCAGGGAGACGTTTATAAATGCACCATTGAGGCCCAAAGCAATTCCTCCTGTACTAAGGTCAACCTGG GTGAACTTGCCTTCCGGAACGTCTCCAAGCAAATGAGAAACATGCACATCGGGATGGCGTTGTCCCCGGACGCACAAGGTGGTTTTGTG GCCTGTGCTCCGCTCTGGTCCCAGGAGTGCGGCTCCTCTGTGTACAGCACCGGAATCTGCGCCACCGTCGATCCATCCTTCAGACCGACGGGGACAATCGCACCCACAGCGCAGA GGTGCTCCACCTATCTGGACATCGTCATTCTGCTGGACGGGTCAAACAGCATCTACCCCTGGTACGAGGTCCAGAATTTCCTCAGCAACATTCTCAGCAAGTTCTTCATTGGACCGGATCAGATCCAG GTAGGGGTTCTACAGTACGCAGAGATCGCGGTCCACGAGTGGTCTTTGAAGGACTACGCCACTTACCGGGAGGTGGAGGAAGCTGCCAAGAACATCAGTCGTCAGGAAGGGCGAGAGACAAGAACGGCGTTTGCCATCCACAAGGCGTG CTCGGAAGCTTTCAGCCCTGAAAGAGGTGGAAGAGAAGGCGCCTCTCGACTCCTCATCGTTGTGACTGACGGAGAATCGCATGACGCAGACGACCTGGCGCTCGCCTTGGAGGAATGCGAGAAACGTGATGTCACCCGCTACGCCATCGCG GTCCTCGGTAACTATATGAGGAGGCAGCAGGACCCAGAGTCTTTCATCAAGGAGATTAAATACATCGCCAGCGATCCAGATGAAAAATACTTCTTCAACGTCACTGATGAAGCTGCTCTCAACGATATTGTGGACGCTTTAGGAGACAGGATCTTCAGCTTAGAAG GAACACACGGCTTGAACGAAAGCTCCTTCGAACTAGAGATGTCGCAGATTGGATTATCCATGCATGTCTTAGAG GACGGAATCCTGTTTGGTGCCGTTGGGGCGTACAACTGGGACGGAGCGGTGTTGAAAGAGTCCAGGCACAGCCGGATAATGCCCCCGAGGGCCGCCTTCGAGAAGGAGTTTCCCGTCAAGATGAAAAATCATGCTGCCTACCTGG GTTACACCGTGTCCTCCATCACGTTACGCAGCGGAAAAGGCTTATACGTGTCTGGTGCGCCCAGATTCAAACACAAGGGGAAGGTCATTCTGTTTGAGATGTTCCAGAATGGTGATATCACTATTTCTCAGGCCCTGGTGGGGGAACAG ATCGGTTCGTATTTCGGCAGTGAAGTGTGCCCCGTGGACGTTAATGGCGATGGGATCACCGACGTCCTGCTAGTGGCCGCCCCCATGTTCCTCGGACATCATAACAAAGAAACAGGGCGCGTTTACATCTACCGAGTGGGCCAG ACGCACCTGACTCTGAACGGCACGCTGCACGCTGACCGCAAGATACAGGACTCCCGCTTCGGCTACTCTATGGCCAACACTCCAGATCTGAACCACGATGGTTTAAATGATGTCGTGGTGGGCGCGCCGCTAGAGGATAACCACAGGGGGGCAGTGTATATCTACCATGGGTACCGCAATACCGTATTGCCAACTTACAAGCAG AGAATAGACTCCGCCTCCTTCCACCACGGACTCACCTACTTTGGCCGCAGCGTAAGCGGCCAGATGGACCTGGACGGGGACGAGCTGGTGGACCTGACCGTGGGCAGCCAAGGGGCAGTCGTCATGTTGAG GTCTCGGGGCATTGTTCGGGTCAACGCTACCTTGCAGGTCACCCCCACCACCATCAACATGCTCCAGAAGAACTGTCAGCGACAGGGCAAGGAGTCGGTCTGCCTGAACGTCACGCTCTGCTTTTCCGTCAACTCCAAATCACCCGGCAAATGGGACGGTCGTTTCG GTCTCCATTACAACCTCTCCCTGGACGACAAGAAGGTCACTCCCCGGGCTATGTTCGATGAGATCCTTCAGAAGTTTCTGAGTAAACGTATTCGACTGACCATGGGGAAAGTCACCTGTATGAATCTCGGCTTCCACGTCATC GAAACTGCGGACTACCTGAGACCGATCGGAGTTCACCTACGATTTAACCTGACCGACTCAGAGTCAAGTCCGGTGCTGGATGACCGATGTCCCTCCTCTGTCAAAAAGCTG GTTCCTTTCTTCAAGGACTGTGGTGACGACAACGAGTGCATCACGGACCTGGCTCTCCAGGCCAGTATGGACATCTCTGGTACCCG GGACAGACCCTACATAATCCGGAGGGACCGGAAAAAGGTGGCGGTGGAGGTGGAGCTGGAGAACCGGAGTGAAAACGCCTATAACGCCAGCCTGAAAGTGTGGTTTtccaaaaatcttcttttcaccAGTGTGGCCGGAAAG GGTGACGGACAGAGTAAGGTGGAGTGTACGGCCCTATCCGCTAACACCCGCACCTGCAGCGTCAGCTACCCCGTGCTCAGATCCATGGCGAAG GTGGTCTTCGTCCTTGAGTTCGAGTACAGCTGCTCCACTCTCTTGAACCGAGTGCAGATAAAACTGGTAGCCAGCAG TGACAACATGGAGATGACCAACACACTACACGACAACACGGTCCAGCTCGTCGCCAACGTCCGATATGAGCCCGAACTGTTCATCCTAAG TGAGTCCAGCCTAAACCGCTACGAGGTTCAACCAATCCTGTTGTCTACCCAAGACCCCGGCCCGGAATTCATAACAAAGTTCAAG ATCCAGTACGTTGATTGTTACCCCATTTACAACATCTCGGTGCAAATCTACGTCCCGGCCATGGGGTACGGGAGCTCGTACTTCATGTCCGTCTCCAGGATAATAGCTAACAAT GTCACTTGTGTGTTATCCAATCTGACCAGGCCGAGAGCGTCCGTGGTCCCGTTTCACCCGGAGGACCTCCTGCACACAAATATTTTG AATTGCAGTAACAGCTGGTGTGAGACTATCACCTGCCGGATCCCCGTACTGCACAAGAACTCCGACCTGTCTCTATCCATACTGAGAATCATCCACAATCACTTCTTTACTAAG GCAAAGTTCCGCTCCGTCAAAGTCATCAGCGAGTTTGTCCTGGACATTAAAGAAGACGGAGCCCTGTTTGCGGACAGTGCCAGGCATCGGACGGAG AGTGTCCTGGAATTACTCCATCCCGTCCTGCTCCCGCTGTCCCTGTGGATCCTCATCGGAAGCGTCATCGGGGGTCTTCTGCTGCTCGCCCTGATAATCTTCATCCTATGGAAA CTGGGATTCTTCACGAGGAAGATCCAAGGcgaggagaaggaagaggagaccAAGGAAGACCAGTGA